TTTCGGGAGGGCTGATGGGCAGCACAGGAAGCCCATCCTCAGCGGGGACTGGGCACATCATGCTCCTTGCCTGGCATCCAGCATAGCTGCGGTCACCAAAGCAGGCACTGGCCCTCGGACATGAGCGCCCAGCCGGGCCCATGTGGTCTGCAGATGCGAGCGGCTGTTTTTGAGCACGGGGCCACTCTGCGGTCACGGTGAACTGGTCCCCGTCGCAGACGGAGCGCACGTGCCCGCGCCATGTTCTCAGGCTCAGTGGAGGGACGCGTTCGGCAGGACGGTGCCCACGGGTACTTGCAGCTGTGTCCCATGTGGCATCCCGGAGCTGCACCCTGCCGGTCTGTCAGCGCCACGCTGCTGTGCTGGAAATGCCACTTTAAAAAGGGATACCACGGGACTCTGCCCATCTCTTTCATAAtgcaatatttatttgtattgggTGATTGATTTTTTTGACCTGACATTTTAGGTTTTAACCAAATAACCGGTCCAGGAGTGAGCAGCTCCGTTCTCTGTCACAGATGCTATTCCAGATGTTACCAGAACAATGACAAAAGGGGAGACGCTCTATTTTTTCACAGTTAAAGGACAGTTGCAGATTGATACACAGTTGTGCATGGGAAGGGGAAACGCACAGCTTTATTTCCTGTAAAGTGGAATTTAAGGAAGGCTTGTGTGAACCGTTGCGCATAAATAAACCCTTTCTACCGGGCTGTGCGACGCTGGTCCTTTCTCGGGCGCCCACCCGTGGGTGTGGGGGCCTCTGCTCTCAGGGCTGTGCCTGGGAGCCCCCAGAGGCGGCGTGCCCTGTGGCCAGACTGCCCGTGCGTGGACGGAGCAGAGGGCTATCGGGAAGTCTCACATTCACTCGGCTGTGATTTTAGAAGTAAAGTTGTGTAATTTCATTGAAATTCATAAAAACCAAATCCACCAGGTCTGGGTGTCGCAGCCTCAAAGAGCAAAGCCCTTGGGCTGCCGGGGAGGCAGCCGTGCAGAGAGCCCGTACCCTGCCCTAGGTGCTGACAGGGCACCCGTCCCTGCCGTGTGGCACTTGCTGTGAATAGCGAGTGTGATCCGGAGTGACAGGATTATGTGTGCAGCGTCACTCCGGCTTACCGTGAGACGGCAGGAACAGCTGGCCAGAGCCCTGCAGGCGGCCCCCCTGTGGCCTGTGCTGAGCCTGCACCGCGGCGTCCGCCTCTCCCTGCCTCAGGACTTCGCGGTGGAGTCACGGTCCATCCGTATGCCTGCTGGGAATGCTGCGCGCGAGGGGAGGCCCTTCCCCACAGCTGTGTCCACACAGGGAGGGCTGGACAGCGAGCGACCCCTGCTGCAACCACCTTCTGTGCCTGTGCGTCTTGCCTGGTTTGAAAAATGCTTTCCCCCATTAAAAAGTTGCTCTGTGGTCTTTAAAACGTGACAGTCATCAGCGTCCTCAGCGCACACGTGGACACATGGGGACGTGCACTCACACAGCACGTGCCCACACTTCCACTCTGTGGGGAGGCTGTGGGCACTGCTGGTTGCCCCCGGGGGTGTGTCCAGCGCAGCCCAGGGCTCTCCCTGACCCAGGCCCAGTCCTCTCATTGCTGGGGTTTGGACCATGGCGCCTGGTGAGGCTGCGGGGCACTTGCCTGGGGTCTCAGCTCCAGGTGGGGGTATCTcacccacatcctcaccagcacagCCCCCTTGGGGACCCCTCCACCCTGCCCTGGGGCCCCAGCTCCTCATTGGAGAAGTGGGATTCAGCATGTTCTGTGTGAGGGTTGAGGGGCCCAGCATGGGAGCGCTGGCAGGTGCAGGCGCAGGCACAGGGGACCCCCCCCCACCCGGGATGCATCCCCCACACTCTACTTCATGCTGAGCTGGGCTTGTCTTTCAGGCTGTGGGCTCTGCCCAGGAACTGCCTGGCAGGCCTCAGATGGAGGCAGCTGGGGAAGAGGTGCTGGGGAGCACCTCGGGTGGGGGCCAGCTTCCGTGCACAAGGAACATGGCGCTGTGACCAGCTCAGACACCGCGTCCTTCCTCCAAACCTCAGGGAGCAAAGGCCCTGTCAGGTCCCTGGGAGCAGACAAAGATTCTCCTGAAGCCAGGGGAGCAGGGCCATGTGTTCCCAGCccaaccccctccccactccatccTCAGACACACAGCTGGAACCATGCCAGAGCCGCACTTTATTCCAGGATGTGACACAGGGCAGGGGATGCCCGGCCTTGGGAACCCCCTCCCCCCCATGAGGGCTTGTCCAGGGCTCCCCTGGAACACAGCTCAGCCAGGCAAGGCTGGGAGAGGGCTGGGCCCCCCAGGTGACCTGCAGACGCCCCCCCCCACCTGCACGCCCCATACAAGGGGAGCCCTGGAGCCCGGCCTGCCTTGACAGGAAGGAGATAGGTGAGAAATAAATACACGGCTGGGCCACCAGCAGCAAGTGCAACAGTGCCCGGGCCCCCCCAGGGCCACGTCTGCCTCTGGTGGCCTCACCGCGGCCCAGGCCATTATCCCCAAGGGTTCCACCACCATCAGCGAGCACCGTGCTGGGCACACAGAGGCCACATGTGGTGGGACAGCAGCCTGGTGACCCCTCTAGCCAGGGAACCAGGAACACGGGCTGGGGCGACTCCCGCCCAGGGAGGACCTGTGCGGATAATCCACCCAAACACCCCTACAGCCCCCATGGCCCCGTGACACACAACAGgcgctcaataaatacttgtggaggtggggagagggcgGGGCGGCATGCGAGCAGGGCCCAGTCCCCAGCGGCCGGCAGCTGCCAACCATGCCGGCCCCAAACAGGGCTCTGCGCTGAGGCCTGGAAGTTCCCTCAGCCATGGTGGGCGGCTCCTGGGGGCCGTGTCTGAGCTCGGGAGCCAGACTGGGCCCCGGAGGAAAGGGGGGCCCTGGGTCAGGGAGGGGCAGGTTGACTGGGTGTGGTCAGCAGCAGCGTGACGGGGTCAGAGGTCAGGGCCGGGGCTGCCTGCCTTGAGGTTCCAGAGAAGCACAAGGCCCTAGAGGCTCAGGGCCTACCTGGCAGCGCCCGGGCTGCCCTGAGGAGCAGGTGGGGCCAGGTGGCATCAGGACGCTGCAGCCCCCCATCCACAGGTCCCCTCCGTCAGCCACAGTGAGTCCAGTGTCCGTGGGCCTCTGACCGTACTCGCTAGGGTTTATGCTTGAAGTGTGCCTCCACTGCAATGGAACAGGGTCCGTGCTGTCACGGCCGCAGGGAACTGGGAGCCCGTCCAGGCTGCTGGCCGCCCGCCCCCCTCACCTGCGTACTCCTGGGGCAGCATGGGCCTGTCCACCGCCTTCTGGAAGGCCGCCACCCACTCTCTCTGGTCGGACTCCGTCTCGCAGGCAAACAGAAACTTGCGGTCGGGCGTGACAATGGTGATGCCGTGCGGCCAGTGGTGGCCCTGGGTGGACGGCGGGAACCCGTGCAGCACCGTGTAGCCACTCTCCTTGCTGCCGATGAAAACTTCCCCTCGGGCGAAGGCGTCCTGTGGGTGGAGACCACACTGGAGGCGGGGCCATCTCCCTTCCGGCTTCACTCAGAGCCAGGGGAGGCCACAGGCCAGGACTCGGGAGGCCACCCACCCTCCTGGTCACACATCCAGTAGCCCCAGCCAGTGAGCTGCCCCCCTGTGCTGGCCGGGCCGGGCCACAGCTCTCCCTTACCAGGGGATCTTTAAAGTACATGAGCCTGCGGTCGTCCATGGTGAACCAGCGCTTCCGGAAGCCTTCTGTTTGCTGTGGGTCAGAGAGGGCCTGTGACTGGCAGGTCAGCCGAGGCAGGCCTGCATCCAGCCGGCAGCAGCACACCCCGGAGGGCAGGGTCCAGGCCAGCCCGGGTCAGTCACCTCCACTCATTCACATCTGCCACTGGCCATGCCACACGAGGCCTCTGCACACGCCCGTCCTCCCAGCCCGGGTCAGTCACCTCCACTCACTCACGCCTGCCGCTGGCCACGCCACACGAGGCCCCTGCACACGCCAACCCTCCAGCCTCTGCAAGGCACCTCCCTCTTGCTCCTCCAGGTCCCCCAGCCCTCCCAGGGCCCCAGATGGGGGTTCAGGCCTCACTTATGAGCCTTCACACTTGCACTTCTGCTCCGGGACCACCAAGACTCCCGGgatttccctttccctcccacaTCATGCCTCAGGGAGTGGCAAGACGTGGGCCCCTGGCCGCGCGGGTACACAATCCTGTGGGTGAGGAAGCTGGTCGGACTGAGCAGGCAGGGAGGGTCTAACCAAAGCCTAGGACAGTGGCCCGGGTCTGCGGGGACCCTGACCAGGCACAGATAGGGGCCGTGAGGACCCACCAGACACTGACCAGTTTAAAACACTGAGGCAGCAGCTGGGAaggtcactgcacttcagcccgagACCCACCATGACACACCCCAGGCCACCCCAGGCTGCATGGGCGGCACACGCACCTTGGGCCCCGTCTTTTCCATGTAGCCTTCCTTCAGGTAGTTCCTGGAGAGCTTCGGCACCAGCTGGGGCAGGACACACCGGGCGGGGGGCCTCAGAAGCCCAGCTCAGGCCGAGACCCTCCCTGGCTGTGCCCCTCCGTGCTCCCCTCACCCCGGGCCACCAGGGCAGGGTCCAGGCCTGGCACAGCCTCTGCAGGGTCCACGTCTCTGCCTCTGCTTGCcacccctttccctccccctttccctccccctttcccctttGGCTGAGCTTAAGTTctagggtgaggcaggagaactgcaggTACTTCAGGGTGAGCCCTTGGCCAGTCCCAGGCCCACCCTAGGGCTCAATGTCATCCCAGAGTCAGGGCAGGAGGGCTCcctccacccccccacccccccaccgcTGTCTGCCCTAGAGCTGAGCGCAGGGCCACCACTCAACTCACATCTGCGTCGCTGGCCCCCGGGAATGCCACCTGCAGGTAGTGGAAGCGGGCAGCTCGGAGTGCATTGAACCAGTCCACAATCTCCTAGGGGCAAAGGCAGGCACAGGCTTGggctcaggaggctgcagggCTGGGGTCCCCACAGAGGGGCCGTTTCCCCCAGAgcccagccccttcctcctccccggCACCTCAGCTCCCAGCAGTCCTGTGCAGGCCTGGCCTCTATGCCCGCACTGAGGCCAGCGCTGCTACCCAGGGGCTGCCCCTCTGGGAGGGTGGGTACAGACTCCCCCAGTGAAGTCCTGAGAAGGGCTGAAAGGCCTAAAGGCTGGGCTGGGctaagggctgggctgggctaagggctgggctgggctgggctgagctaaGGGCTGGGCTGAGCTAAGGGCTGAGCTAAGGGCTGAGCTAAGGGCTGGGctaagggctgggctgggctgagctaaGGGCTGGGCTGAGCTAAGGGCTAGGctaagggctgggctgggctgagctaaGGGCTGGGCTGAGCTAAGGGCTAGGctaagggctgggctgggctaagggctgggctgggctgggctgggctgagctaaGGGCTGGGCTGAGCTAAGGGCTGGGctaagggctgggctgggctgagctaagggctgggctgagctaagggctgggctgagctaagggctgggctgggctgggctaagggctgggctgggctaagggctgggctgggctaagGGCTGGGCTAAACTAAGGCCTGAGCTAAGGGCTGGGCTGAGCTAAGGGCTAGGCTAAGGGCTAGGCTAAGGGCTGGGCTAAGAGCTGGGCTGGGctaagggctgggctgggctaagggctgggctgagctaagggctgggctgagctaagggctgggctgggctgagctaagggttgggctgggctgagctgagctgagctaaGGGCTGGGCTGGACAGCACAGGGCTGGACGGGGTCAGGGGCTGCCATCCAAGCTCACCCTGTGGCCCTGGCACTGCTGGGGCCTGGGCCAGCCTGCCTTCCTTTCAGATGGTGCTATTTTTATGAAGATCCTTATTTTGTAGCTCATGGAAGTCTTGGGGTGACGGGGGAAGGGAGGCTCATCTGTTTATGAACACTCTTGGAGCTGTGCCCCCTACCAAGAGTGCTGCGGCAGAGGGCAGAACTGCTGTCCAGGGAGCTGCCCTGGTCCTCTGGAGAGCGTGGAGTGGGCCAGCAGCCTAGAACAGAGGGCTCATGGCCCAGGCCTGGCACCCAGCCCCACGTCAGGTGCCCTTGGGGTCCGTCCAGACCTCAGCCTGGCTGTCCCCTGCCCCCAGACCCAGCGGCCCTCCTGGGGTCTGCCCAGACCCTTGGCCCCATGACCTTGTACCCTGAGCCCCGGGGCCCCTGTCCAGGCTATAGACTGGAGCTGCTGACCTCTGGAAAGGTGCCCATCTCCACTCTTGGCTCCACCCTCTCCTGGCCAGGAAGAACTAGGGAGCCCcatccctcttcccttctctcatgTCCCCTTAGGCTTCTCCCCCAGCCCCTTTGGCCTTGAGTTTCGTCCCGCAGGCAAAGCCCCCAGCACTGGACCAATCCAGCCACAGCTTCTCCAGCTGACACCTGGTCCAGCACCAGCTGGAGGATGGTACAGCCCCAGTCTCCTCCTACAGCAGTGGGATTGCCCCAGTCTCCTCCTACAGCAGTGGGATTGCCCCAGTCTCCTCCTACAGCAGTGGGATTGCCCCAGTCTCCTCCTACAGCAGTGGGATTGCCCCAGTCTCCTCCTACAGCAGTGGGATTGCCCCACCCTCTTCCAGTGGCCCCACCCAACAAAGCCCCGCCCACCCCAAGACTGCCCCACCCTCTTCCAGTGGCCCCACCCAGCAAAGCCCCACCCACCCCAAGACTGCCCCTCATAGGCCTCCCgccctgctttctcctgtggccCTTCCTCCTAGGCCACGCCCACCAGCCACACCCACACCACCCAACcagcctcccctccttccccctcccaccccattccTCTGGCCCGCCCCATCCCATTTGGCCCCGCCCTCCCTCCGGCTAGAGGAAGCTGAACCTGTCCACACCGCGCTGCCCGAAAGGCCTTGGGAATTCACCACTCCAGGTCCCCCGGGAAATGGAGGGCGCTCTAAGCAGAACTGGTTGGAAGCTCGCCCCTTGTCCCCCAGCAGGACATGGAGCCGGCTCTCGGGGGCTCTGGGCAGACGGGACATGGCTGGTGCACTCCAGGGAGCTCTGTGACCCTGCAGGCTGCAGCCCGAACTCCCTCAGCTCCCACCGCTGGGGGCCAAGCGCCTCTGCCTGGGCGGGGGGATTTATCTTCGGAGGATCTGACCTGCCCAGATTCCAGGATATCTGGGAAAGATTTCTCACAGGGAACACAGCAGATCAGACCGGCAGCAACTTAGaagacaaaaacatttttcaggAATAAGCAAGCTTCAAAAATTAGTATTAGTAAGATACCACAATCAAACCAAAAACAGCGTTTCAAAAAGGAATATtcagctaggcacggtggctcacccctgtaatcccagcgctttgggaggttgaggtcaggagttggacaccagcctgaccaacatgatgaaaccccgtctctactaaaaatacaaagattgcaactggacgcggtggctcacacctgtaatcccggcactttgggaggccgaggcaggcggatcacctgagatcaggagtttgagaccagcctgaccaacatggagaaacccccatctctacaaaaaatacaaaatttttgggcgtggtggcacatgtctgtaatcccagctgctcgggaggctgaggcaggagaatcacttgaacctgggaggcaaaggctgcagtgagccgagactgcaccattgcactccagcctgggtgacaagagtgaaactccgcctcaaaaaaaaaaaaaaaaaaaaaattgcctgggcgtggtggcacgtgcctgtagtcccagctactcaggaggctgaggcaggaaaatcacttgaacccgagaggcagaggttgcagtgagctgagatcacaccattgcactccagcctgggcaacacagcgagactcaatctcaaaaaaaaagaaaaagaaatactccaaAAACCAAAGGTTCTctgtaaaattaaatacataagaGCAGAAACAAAACCCTCAATACAGTGTTGGAGACAAAGTTGAAGAAATCTCCCAGACAGCAGAAGCAAAATGAGCCAGCTTAAGAGTGCCAACATCTCCATAACAGGAGTTTCAGAAAATGAGAACAGGGAAAGTGGAGGGAGGAAATTATTAGATAAGAAAGCAATCCCTGACCTCGTGGAAACCAGTAACTGGACTCGAAAGGCCACCCTGGGCCTGTACCCAGCACAGCAAAAGACGAGGGACTCTTGCCAACACACGCACGGCATCGGAGAATTTCAAAACCCCACGACAAACGTACTGGGAGGGAGGAATCAGTGCAGAGCCTTCAGAACTAGCAGGAAAATTAACTCCAacctagaattctttttttttttttttttttttttttttgagacggagtctcgctgtgtctcccaggctggagtgcagtggcgtgatctcggctcactgcaagctccgcctcccggattcacgccattctcccgcctcagcctcccaagtagctgagactacaggcgcccgccaccacgcccggctagttttttgtatttttagtagagacggggtttcaccatgttagccaggatagtctcgatctcctgacctcgtgatccacccgcctcggcctcccaaagtgctgggattacaggcttgagccaccgcgcccagcctccaacctagaattctgtatctAGCCACAGTCTAAGCCAAGCAGGAGGTAGAACGTTCCAAGGTGCCAGGTGACAGGCCACTTTCCTTCCAAGCACATCACTTCTACCAAAAGGAACAAGTAAACTAAAAAGATGTGGGACCGGGCGAGATGAGCCTGCAGGAGCGAGATCTCCATGCCATGGGAGTCACGGGCTCCCGGTGCCCAACTGCCTCCAGAGAAAAGTCTGCAGACAGCCTATGGCAGCACACCGTCAACTGCGGCAGAGAACACAACCGCTTGCTGTGGGAAAAGTGATCGAAGCGTGCTCCGTCCGAGGTATCCAACGTCAGCCCCGTAACAACCCCAGGTGCAGACACCAGGAGAGCACAGTGGGCAGGGGACGGGGACGGGCACGTGGGAGGGCATGGAAAGAGCTGGAACCTCTACTTCCTCGTGGGAAGTTGTCAGATGGTGCCTAAAATGGGTAAATTTGCAGCAACACCGGCAGGTTATTTTTGGATACGGGGACAAATTCCCAACGGGGGTTAGGAGGGGCCTCAAACTTCTGTTTCTCAAGACTTGGGAACAATTTAGCACTTTAGACCACGTGCACATAGACGGGTGATAAAAATAGAAACGAGAACCAATGCAACAGAGAGGCTGGACCCACCGCTGGGCCCCCTGCAGCCTGCCCCAAAGACAAAAGGATAGCTTTTGTGGGAGTTTTATCTGGGTTCCCCTCAAGCCCTCCAGAAATGAGGGGTGCACCCGCCCTCCCCACCGCCACACCAAGGGCAGCCAAAGGAACACTGCCCAAACCAGCCCCAGAGCTGGCTGctgtccccttctcctccccataGGACCCCAGTTCCCCCAAAGGCCCCCTGTGGGCATTGTGGGGGTGGTGGATCCTCTAGCCTGAGCTGGCAGCCCCCACTGACGGGGGCAGGCTGGGTGGCCCCAGAGACAGCACGGTGATCCGGTTCCTGGGCAGCCCGGCCCCGGGAGGGAGCCTGCTTCCTGCACATGTCTTCCCCTGCTGCCCACCCGGTGCCCACCCTCCTGTGCCCACCCTCCCACACATCCAAGCACCTGCCTTCTCATGCCGCCCGGCCCGAGTGCCTGCCTTCCCACACTGTCCAAGCACCCACTGAGTGCCTGTCTTCCCACGCTGCCCAGCCCAAATGCCCGCCCTCTCGTGCCACTCAGCCTGAGTGCCCGCCCTCCCGTGCTGCCCTGGCCCGAGTGCGCGCTAGCGCCCACCTTCCCATCCTCATGGTAGATGAAGATGTTGCGCGTGCTGTTGTCCTTCAGGTAGGTGACCTGCAGGCCATGGGGGTGGCCGATCTTGGCCGGCTGGAAGGTGGCGTTTAGGTGCTCAATCTTCATCACAGCCTTGGGTTCCTTGGCCTGGGAAGGGGTGGGGTCTGAGCACCTTACAGGGGCCGCCATCCAAGCTCGGGGGAGCAGGAAGGGCAGACCCTGTGGGTGCTGATGACACACCTGCTGTGCTGTGTGGCTTTGAgcgagttacttaacctctctgagcctcggccTCCTGGTCTGTAAGCAGAAGGTAATGGCACCTCCCTCCCAGGGGTGATGGGGACTCAATGACACTGTGTGGGTGGCTTTTGACATCAGACATTGCACCTCCCTCCCCAGGGGCAGCCCCGGGCCCCACACGGCACGGCAGCTCCCACAGGGGCAGGCCCCAGCCACCAGCCCACCTCCAGGCAGCGCCCGACAGCAGCGTGCCACAGCTCAGGGCGGGTGCTTCCGACCATCAGCCCACGGCCCTGGGGCCACCTCGCGGAGACCCTGCCATTCTTGCCAATGTGTGTGTCCTGTCCCGAGCCAGTCTCCCCAGGGTACCTCCAGGAAGGTTGGGGGCTTTCTGGGATCCTGGCTGGCTCCAGCGGGGCCCAGTGACTAGGTTCTCCCCCTCCCACGGCTGGGCCTGAGTTCAGGGGGCCCTGCCCGGCCACCCAGGCTCCTGGAAAGCCTCAGCTGCCCCACCCTGGGAGACACGAGGGCCGGGAGACACGAGGACCGGCACACAGAAGACCGGGAGACACAGAGGACTGGAGACACAGAGGACCGGCACACGGAGGACCGGGAGACACGGAGGACCGGGAGACACGGAGGACCGGGAGACACAGAGGACCGGCACACGGAGGACCGGGAGACACAGAGGACCGGGAGACACAGAGGACCGGCACACGGAGGACCGGGAGACACAGAGGACCGGGAGACACAGAGGACCGGCACACGGAGGACCGGGAGACACAGAGGACCGGCACACGGAGGACCGGGAGACACGGAGGACCGGGAGACACGGAGGACCGGGAGACACAGAGGACCGGCACACGGAGGACCGGGAGACACAGAGGACCGGCACACAGAGGACCGGGAGACACAGAGGGCCGGGAGACACAGAGGACCGGGAGACACAGAGGGCCGGGAGACACAGAGGACCGGGAGACACAGAGGACCGGGAGACACAGAGGACCGGGAAGCACAGAGGACCGGGAGACACAGAGGACCGGGAAGCACAGAGGACCGGGAGACACAGAGGACCGGGAAGCACAGAGGACCGGGAGACACAGAGGACCGGGAAGCACAGAGGACCGGGAGACACAGAGGGCCGGGAGGCACAGAGGGCCGGGAGACACAGAGGGCCGGGAGACACAGAGGACCGGCACACGGAGGCTTCACAGCCCATCACAGGCTGGTTCTCCTGAAGTGTCCCCATCGGGGGGGCAGCAGGGAGGGCAGCTGAGGATGGACGTGGCCACCACAGGCCCCAGCGTGGGAGGCCAGGATGCTGCCCCGGGAcaggcccccaccccacccctgtgtCTGGCTCACGTCATTTCTGTTGAAATACTTCAGGGCACCCTCTCGTTCCGTCAGCACAAACTTCCGGCTTAAAAACTGCCCATTGTCCCGGCCACGCTTCCAGAGAAAGCCCTCGCGGTACCCTGTGGGGGAGAGGACAGGAGTCAGACCGCGACCATGGATGGGGGAGAGGGGATACGGAGGAGACAGGGAGACGGACAGGGGAGAGGGGACATGGAGGAGGGGACATGGTGGGAGAGAGGACGTGGGGGGAGAGGGGACATGGGGTGAGGGGACACGGAGGAGACAGGGAGACTGACGGGAGGGGAGACAGGGGGTGGGAGGAcaggggggaggggggacagGGGAGAAGACACGGTGGGAGAGGGGACACGGTGGGAGAGGGGACACGGTGGGAGAGGGGACACGGTGGGAGAGGGGACACGGTGGGAGAGGGGACACGGTGGGAGAGGGGACACGGTGGGAGAGGGGACACGGGGGGAGATGGACGGGGGAAGACACTGGGGGAGCGGGGACATGGGGGATGTGGTTCAGTGATGATGGATGGTTGGTGAGGGGATATGACAGTGGACCAGGGCTGATGGCTGCAACCCTGGCCCGAGCCAGCCTGAGGAGGGCCTGGATGAGTGGGACATCCAACCAGCTATCCTTTACCAGCCCCCAGGGACCCCCTGCACCCTGGGTGGGCATGGCCAGAGCCACCAtgggcagaggcagagctgggtcCAACCACGTGCTGCCCAGGAGGACCAGGTTGgcctccaccctcctccctcagccatcCGCGACCGCTGGGTCCAGGTGGTGCCGTCCCCTCTTTTTTCAGGAAAGCTCATCTGAGGGGAGCCCAGCCCAAGCCCTCATCTCCACCTGTGGCCTCACGCACACCACACAGCCACAGAAAAGTGGACCAGGCATCCCCCTGGGAGCCTAAGCACCTGAACACACCACCTTCCATGTGTGGTTAAGACCTCACTGTGGCAGACGATCacaggggagggaggcagagacatGAGGACAGGAGGGAAGGGGACGTGGCCATGGAAACTGAGGCCGGAGGGGGCCCCAGAGCCCAGGAGCACCGGGGAGAGGCCAGAGGACCCGCCCCGAGCCCAGAACCAGCTCTGCCCACCCCAAGCCTCGAGCCCGTGGGATCATCCTGGAGCTCTGACCGCCAGAGCTGTGGGAGAATAAACGCACGTGGCTTCACCTCACTGAGCTGCGGTCAGTGACCGACGCGCAGCCGCTCAGAAGGGCGTTCCCATCGCCCCGGTCCCGCTCCCACTTCCGCTCCCTGTCCGTGGTTCCCATCGTTGCCCGTCCTTTCTCCTGCTCTAGAACTCCATATCCTGCAGACTCAGACGCAGGTTTTTCTATGGCCCTGGCTCTCCCACCCCAACAGCACGTGGCTTGCAGGGTCTGCGTCCTGGGCTCCGTCTGCCGGGCCTCGGGTCACGTGCAGGTCCCGCCATCGGCAGCAGCTCTGTGGCTGGGGTTGAACGCGTCCTCAGTGGGTGCTGCCTCTCCCGGGGTGACGGGGCCGTCTGCCGAGCATCTGTGGGCCTCTCCCGGGGTGACGGGGCCGTCTGCCGAGCATCTGTGGGCCTCTCCCGGGGTGACGGGGCCGTCTGCGGAGCGTCCGTGGGCCTGTCCGTGGCCCCTCCCCCATTACTTCAGAGACCACTGGCTTGGGGACAGCATCCTGTCCTGCGGGCCACGTGGCCTGGGAGCCCCTCGAGGGGTCATCTGAGGGCGGGGGCTGCTGACCTGTGCCACAGGGAGGCGAGGAGGCTGTGGGTTCCAGGTGGGGCTAAA
Above is a genomic segment from Macaca thibetana thibetana isolate TM-01 chromosome 3, ASM2454274v1, whole genome shotgun sequence containing:
- the ADAP1 gene encoding arf-GAP with dual PH domain-containing protein 1, producing the protein MAKERRRAVLELLQRPGNARCADCGAPDPDWASYTLGVFICLSCSGIHRNIPQVSKVKSVRLDAWDEAQVEFLASHGNDAARARFESKVPSFYYRPTPSDCQLLREQWIRAKYERQEFIYPEKQEPYSAGYREGFLWKRGRDNGQFLSRKFVLTEREGALKYFNRNDAKEPKAVMKIEHLNATFQPAKIGHPHGLQVTYLKDNSTRNIFIYHEDGKEIVDWFNALRAARFHYLQVAFPGASDADLVPKLSRNYLKEGYMEKTGPKQTEGFRKRWFTMDDRRLMYFKDPLDAFARGEVFIGSKESGYTVLHGFPPSTQGHHWPHGITIVTPDRKFLFACETESDQREWVAAFQKAVDRPMLPQEYAVEAHFKHKP